A portion of the Streptomyces platensis genome contains these proteins:
- a CDS encoding DDE-type integrase/transposase/recombinase: MSGPEPAAAADRASLQVRGAPRGVLARGDEVRWRGGRYLVAGLDGMMVLLDPLESGGVPAAVLLSVLAASDDFAVLDAAGHPLIQSEMPDFAELEGIPVAAAEAARQWQRAVVEVDTGLPLGAPSGARPRPAFDPASTTFIERYQAKAAEMNAVLGRRVSWQTVQAKRLAYCRRRSVVDLVDGRSTKRRRLYGATDPLVVEQLLVLVERQRRRADAPSDARKLFKSLRRVVRAAHGEGVKVPEEPTLYKLLGRLGINPKDWDSPPGARAAGARMGLPFSVTKATMPGELIQIDSTDLDVWVLGDDGQPARVELTAAICVATRSIIAAVVRPKQPSRRGKRRKAGRGGLVSAPRAKGRATKAVDACELLAQALVPAPMRPGYDAAVHASVSDLPYEELVAVEPRFAHAAARPVIIPDLVVIDHGTVFAGRTFFDACEYLGISVRPARKRTGQDKGIVERSFRTVKSKFSQRVNSYTGRDPVRVRRTVNGERLWTLAELDALLQQWIALEWQNTPHQELADPYDAYLPHLTPNQMYAACVAVEGYLPIPLTREDYLRLLPTAWVGVSEQGIRLHNRTYDHPSRDPQEGLNPFRLTRSDLRGKRKGRWEVRYTPNDLSRVWLRDHNTNGWVDATWVHSHVVGAPFTQFLWDIAVSQHLERGGRTEDEEAIAHALAELLERAERGPDEARRVLVPDGYTPLPEPAPQREFDPYAERDPIDWSKVPPSVPDLDVDPLSLGDTGLYGAPEGDEGPGIDWEQGAMAPDPALDAWAHAGRARAEDGVDESLKERYRQIFAQFDQAQADAGTDGDVL, encoded by the coding sequence GTGAGCGGGCCGGAGCCAGCCGCTGCGGCGGACCGGGCGTCACTGCAGGTGCGCGGCGCACCGCGCGGGGTGCTGGCGCGCGGGGACGAGGTGCGGTGGCGGGGCGGCCGGTACCTAGTGGCCGGGCTGGACGGGATGATGGTGCTGCTGGACCCGTTGGAGAGCGGCGGGGTGCCGGCCGCAGTGCTCCTGTCGGTGCTGGCAGCGTCGGACGACTTCGCTGTCCTCGACGCGGCCGGGCATCCCCTGATCCAGTCGGAAATGCCCGACTTCGCAGAGCTGGAGGGTATCCCGGTCGCTGCGGCGGAGGCGGCGCGGCAGTGGCAGCGGGCGGTGGTCGAGGTCGACACCGGGCTGCCTCTCGGGGCACCGTCGGGGGCGCGGCCGCGGCCGGCTTTCGACCCTGCGTCGACGACGTTCATCGAGCGGTACCAGGCCAAGGCTGCCGAGATGAACGCGGTCCTGGGCAGGCGGGTGTCCTGGCAAACGGTCCAGGCTAAGCGGCTGGCCTACTGCAGGCGGCGCAGCGTGGTCGATCTTGTGGATGGGCGCAGCACCAAGCGACGGCGGCTGTACGGGGCGACCGACCCGCTCGTAGTGGAGCAGCTTCTGGTGCTGGTGGAGCGCCAGCGCCGGCGGGCGGACGCGCCGTCGGATGCGCGGAAGCTGTTCAAGTCGCTGCGGCGGGTGGTGCGTGCCGCGCACGGGGAGGGAGTGAAGGTTCCGGAGGAGCCGACGCTGTACAAGCTGTTGGGGCGGCTGGGCATCAACCCCAAGGACTGGGACTCTCCCCCGGGTGCGCGTGCGGCGGGGGCACGGATGGGGCTGCCGTTCTCGGTGACGAAGGCGACGATGCCGGGTGAGCTGATCCAGATCGACTCGACCGACCTAGATGTGTGGGTGCTGGGCGACGATGGCCAGCCTGCCCGGGTTGAGCTGACAGCCGCGATCTGTGTGGCGACCCGCAGCATCATCGCTGCCGTGGTACGGCCCAAGCAGCCGAGCCGGCGAGGCAAGCGGCGGAAGGCCGGCCGAGGCGGCCTGGTGTCGGCGCCGCGCGCCAAGGGGCGGGCGACGAAGGCAGTGGACGCCTGCGAACTGCTGGCACAGGCCCTGGTCCCGGCGCCGATGCGGCCCGGGTACGACGCGGCCGTCCACGCCAGCGTCTCCGACCTGCCGTATGAGGAACTGGTCGCTGTCGAACCCCGGTTCGCGCACGCCGCGGCCCGGCCAGTGATCATCCCCGACTTGGTCGTCATCGATCACGGCACAGTGTTCGCCGGACGGACGTTCTTCGACGCCTGCGAGTACCTGGGCATTTCGGTGCGGCCGGCCCGCAAGCGCACCGGCCAGGACAAAGGGATCGTGGAGCGCAGCTTCAGGACGGTCAAGTCGAAGTTCAGCCAGCGCGTAAACAGCTACACGGGCCGTGACCCGGTGCGGGTGCGACGGACCGTGAACGGCGAGCGGTTGTGGACGCTGGCCGAGCTCGACGCTCTGCTCCAGCAGTGGATCGCCCTGGAGTGGCAGAACACGCCTCACCAGGAGCTCGCCGATCCCTACGACGCCTATCTGCCCCATCTGACGCCGAACCAGATGTACGCGGCGTGCGTGGCGGTCGAAGGCTACCTGCCGATCCCGCTGACCCGCGAGGATTATCTTCGGCTACTGCCGACGGCGTGGGTCGGGGTGAGCGAGCAGGGCATCCGTCTGCACAACCGCACTTACGACCACCCCTCCCGCGATCCTCAGGAAGGGCTGAACCCCTTCCGGCTCACACGCTCGGATCTGCGAGGCAAGAGGAAAGGCCGGTGGGAGGTCCGGTACACCCCCAACGACCTGTCCCGGGTGTGGCTGCGCGATCACAACACCAACGGGTGGGTGGATGCCACATGGGTCCATAGTCATGTGGTCGGGGCGCCGTTCACGCAGTTCCTGTGGGACATTGCGGTCTCCCAGCATCTGGAGCGCGGCGGGCGCACCGAGGACGAGGAGGCGATCGCCCATGCTCTTGCCGAGTTGTTGGAGCGGGCCGAACGGGGGCCTGACGAGGCACGGCGGGTACTGGTGCCGGACGGGTATACGCCTCTGCCCGAGCCGGCCCCGCAGCGGGAGTTCGATCCGTACGCGGAGCGCGACCCCATCGACTGGTCGAAAGTCCCCCCGTCCGTCCCAGACCTGGATGTCGATCCCCTCAGCTTGGGCGATACCGGCCTGTACGGCGCACCGGAAGGCGACGAGGGGCCGGGTATCGACTGGGAGCAGGGTGCGATGGCGCCAGATCCCGCGCTAGATGCCTGGGCACATGCCGGCAGGGCGCGGGCGGAAGACGGCGTCGACGAGAGCCTCAAAGAGCGCTACCGGCAGATCTTCGCCCAGTTCGATCAGGCGCAGGCGGACGCTGGCACCGACGGCGACGTCTTGTGA
- a CDS encoding WD40 repeat domain-containing protein has protein sequence MTASQQHHQAEARRTRRINTVLASMLVLALIATGVAFWQRQTAVTAQHTAITAQHRAQSRQLAAQSDALLKSDPDLASLLAVHAHHTSPTAEAAASLYRAAALPLRSRLAISSVADSIAFSPDGKILATGSGDGTMRLWNPAVPNEVEAIKHICRVLHRDFTDEERSAYLRGQATAPVCPATPAH, from the coding sequence TTGACCGCCAGCCAGCAGCATCATCAGGCCGAGGCCCGCCGCACCCGACGTATCAATACAGTCCTGGCCAGCATGCTTGTTCTCGCTCTGATCGCGACAGGAGTGGCCTTCTGGCAACGGCAGACCGCCGTCACTGCACAACACACTGCCATCACCGCGCAGCACCGAGCCCAGTCCCGACAACTGGCCGCCCAATCGGACGCCCTGCTGAAGTCCGACCCCGACCTGGCCTCACTCCTCGCGGTTCATGCACACCACACCAGTCCTACCGCTGAAGCCGCTGCCAGCCTCTACAGAGCCGCCGCACTCCCACTCCGAAGCCGCCTCGCAATCTCCAGCGTGGCGGACTCCATAGCGTTCAGCCCTGACGGCAAGATCCTCGCCACCGGAAGCGGCGACGGAACTATGCGGCTGTGGAACCCGGCCGTTCCTAACGAGGTCGAAGCCATTAAGCATATCTGCCGGGTACTCCACCGGGATTTCACCGATGAAGAACGGTCTGCTTACCTACGAGGCCAAGCAACCGCCCCAGTGTGCCCCGCCACACCAGCCCACTGA
- a CDS encoding DUF6083 domain-containing protein, translated as MRSTTALPARRWDGSPTRPHHRPRALRVATDSPSRLLCAAQPARCRDCGNRIDWYTRTNQHPISLHPHEMTAAAVPARYRWHVSSGIAHPAHDGTPWCRVPHTTLCPAHPATAPLTEQLAELRRHLALRTRRLLDTGAFTPHPTEPAPAPLPTQCQPARPVVQLLYCRYLAPRPLDDIRCVAQTRLRHRCTHPVLTPDAPTGTWTLMSTTPRHGQLTLPAPKMAVYDLGQLPYTEQLRWRAQRCPLHAAASQVADLALAEWEVFDPLIHHSHMHPRLPTAIRHHGRTK; from the coding sequence ATGCGCTCCACCACAGCCTTGCCGGCCCGCCGATGGGACGGCAGCCCCACCCGCCCGCACCACCGTCCACGTGCCCTACGCGTCGCTACGGACAGCCCCAGCCGTCTGCTGTGCGCGGCTCAACCGGCACGCTGCCGCGACTGCGGCAACCGCATCGACTGGTACACCCGCACCAACCAGCACCCCATCAGCCTCCACCCGCACGAGATGACCGCGGCCGCCGTTCCCGCCCGATACCGCTGGCACGTCAGCTCCGGAATCGCCCACCCCGCCCACGACGGCACACCCTGGTGCCGCGTCCCCCACACCACCCTCTGCCCCGCACACCCCGCCACCGCGCCACTCACCGAACAGCTCGCCGAACTGCGCCGCCACCTCGCACTGCGCACCCGACGCCTGCTCGACACCGGCGCCTTCACCCCACACCCCACCGAACCCGCACCAGCCCCACTCCCCACACAGTGCCAGCCCGCCCGACCCGTGGTGCAACTCCTGTACTGCCGCTACCTCGCCCCGCGCCCCCTCGACGACATCCGCTGCGTCGCACAGACCCGCCTACGCCACCGCTGCACCCACCCCGTCCTCACCCCGGATGCACCAACGGGAACCTGGACACTCATGTCCACCACGCCACGCCACGGCCAACTCACCCTTCCCGCACCCAAAATGGCCGTCTACGACCTGGGCCAACTGCCCTACACAGAGCAGCTGCGCTGGCGCGCTCAACGCTGCCCCCTCCACGCGGCCGCCTCACAGGTCGCCGACCTCGCACTCGCCGAGTGGGAGGTCTTCGACCCGCTGATTCACCACTCGCACATGCACCCCCGCCTACCCACCGCCATCCGGCACCACGGACGCACCAAGTGA
- a CDS encoding ATP-binding protein, producing the protein MELTVEEERLLRDTRAPEPLLLAPPAPSWPENCHAWRALAQSSLHAPKLEDSAPEGTKVGSLDPRLLFHGHLRTVNTPAIAKAKLLVAEQILANQQRRHGKAGIILDGPRGTGKSTVLQAIGVHWERRLSDLYGPDENRIPVITLNVPPPTRGSMRNWAGAFARFLGQERESGDLTESVIRTMRNARTRLVLIDGIERLRTAADAELAFQYLDVISEETGATFVYCGRGAQFIVDPLTRDNDTKLDPTEQLRGDHMVLRTSRMGFSGEESIAFARVIDLFDAELVLYRHQPHDLRKVAEYLHTRSRGYMRSLSQLICQAAQIAIRSGEEQITLEVLEKVSLGRVVHL; encoded by the coding sequence ATGGAGCTGACGGTCGAGGAGGAACGGCTGCTGCGCGACACGCGTGCGCCTGAGCCGTTGCTGCTGGCCCCGCCTGCGCCGTCGTGGCCGGAGAACTGCCATGCGTGGAGGGCGCTCGCTCAGTCGTCTTTGCATGCTCCGAAGCTGGAGGACAGTGCCCCGGAGGGGACGAAGGTCGGCAGTCTGGACCCGCGGTTGTTGTTCCACGGACATCTGCGCACGGTCAACACTCCCGCGATCGCTAAGGCGAAGCTGCTGGTGGCCGAGCAGATCCTGGCCAACCAGCAGCGCCGGCACGGCAAGGCCGGGATCATCCTGGACGGGCCGCGCGGAACGGGGAAGAGTACGGTGCTGCAGGCGATCGGGGTGCACTGGGAGCGGCGGCTGTCGGATCTGTACGGGCCGGACGAGAACCGCATCCCGGTCATCACCCTGAACGTGCCCCCGCCGACGCGCGGCAGCATGCGCAACTGGGCTGGCGCGTTCGCTCGGTTCCTGGGCCAGGAGCGGGAGAGCGGAGACCTCACCGAGTCGGTAATTCGGACCATGCGCAATGCGAGGACGCGGCTGGTCCTCATAGACGGAATCGAGCGGCTGCGTACGGCCGCGGACGCGGAGTTGGCCTTCCAGTACCTGGATGTGATCAGCGAGGAGACCGGGGCAACGTTCGTCTACTGCGGACGCGGCGCCCAGTTCATTGTCGACCCCCTCACCCGGGACAACGACACCAAGCTGGATCCCACAGAGCAGTTGCGGGGCGACCACATGGTGCTGCGGACCAGTCGGATGGGATTCAGTGGCGAGGAGTCGATCGCCTTCGCGCGGGTCATCGACCTGTTCGATGCGGAGCTGGTGCTGTACCGGCACCAGCCGCACGACCTAAGGAAGGTGGCCGAGTACCTGCATACGCGTAGCCGCGGCTACATGCGGTCGCTGTCCCAGTTGATCTGCCAGGCGGCGCAGATCGCGATCCGCTCAGGCGAGGAGCAAATCACGCTGGAGGTGCTGGAGAAAGTGTCGCTCGGCCGTGTGGTGCATCTGTGA
- a CDS encoding helix-turn-helix transcriptional regulator — MTIFPPDPNLTALRLELGRLRGERGWTYDELAHRSGLARRTLIEIEQGRTIGTLKTWHALAHALDISIEHLFGTLCDGHTPPAEATE; from the coding sequence GTGACGATCTTCCCGCCCGACCCCAACCTCACCGCCCTGCGTCTGGAGCTGGGACGGCTGCGGGGCGAGCGCGGATGGACCTACGACGAACTCGCGCACCGCAGTGGCCTGGCCAGACGCACCCTCATCGAGATCGAACAAGGCCGCACCATCGGCACCCTCAAGACCTGGCACGCCCTCGCACACGCCCTCGACATCTCCATCGAGCACCTCTTCGGCACCCTCTGCGACGGCCACACACCGCCAGCCGAAGCCACCGAATAG
- a CDS encoding TnsA-like heteromeric transposase endonuclease subunit, with amino-acid sequence MARELQVLHFDANEVRRTLPPDRLAGVALSERGEVWKPSRHPSRRSIVTWWWSETNRRLVGCRSLERLSTAMLLDFHPGVVDFGAWSAQLVWRERGRERRLVPDFFVRTVSGATVVVVARPSKGPGERFEREMSVWREACGQAGWQLASPQLPDRTALANLRWVSRRRHPRFGDAEVEAALARAFAEPRPLAEGVEDCGVSRLLALPRLYHMMWKRRLGLDWAVPLGPESLVGPMSAGEPEAMRRPFAAEQP; translated from the coding sequence ATGGCAAGGGAGTTGCAGGTCCTCCACTTCGACGCCAACGAGGTGCGCCGTACCCTGCCACCGGACCGGTTGGCAGGGGTGGCGCTGTCGGAGCGGGGCGAGGTGTGGAAGCCGTCGCGGCATCCCTCCCGGCGCAGCATCGTTACCTGGTGGTGGTCGGAGACCAACAGGCGGCTGGTGGGCTGCCGTTCGCTGGAGCGGCTGTCGACGGCGATGCTGCTGGATTTCCATCCCGGGGTGGTCGATTTCGGCGCTTGGTCCGCGCAGTTGGTCTGGCGGGAGCGGGGCCGCGAGCGGCGGCTGGTGCCGGACTTCTTCGTGCGCACCGTTTCCGGGGCGACGGTGGTGGTGGTCGCCCGACCCTCGAAGGGGCCGGGCGAGCGGTTCGAGCGGGAGATGTCCGTGTGGCGCGAGGCGTGTGGGCAGGCGGGCTGGCAGCTGGCGTCACCGCAGCTGCCGGACAGGACGGCGCTGGCGAATCTGCGGTGGGTGTCGCGGCGGCGACATCCGCGTTTCGGTGACGCGGAGGTGGAGGCTGCGCTGGCTCGCGCGTTCGCCGAGCCGCGGCCGCTGGCGGAGGGCGTCGAGGACTGCGGGGTGTCGCGCCTGCTGGCCCTTCCCCGCCTTTACCACATGATGTGGAAGCGGCGCCTGGGCTTGGACTGGGCCGTGCCCCTGGGGCCCGAATCGTTGGTGGGGCCGATGAGCGCGGGCGAGCCGGAGGCGATGCGCCGCCCGTTCGCGGCGGAGCAGCCGTGA
- a CDS encoding UvrD-helicase domain-containing protein, with translation MNPTDEQTAAADHFHAGDHLALQAGAGTGKTTTLALLAHGTKRRGRYIAYNRAIARDAATRFPNTVTCKTAHALAFAAIGHRYTRRLNAPRRPAWQTGHDLGITKPVRIGERDLSPKTLSYATLRTVTRFCHSADPAITYHHVPRLRGLEEAPLHQQLAQLIAPFARKAWADLQHPDEGKVRFDHDHYLKIWSLTNPKIDADFLLLDEAQDTNPVVEQMFNNQRSHAQLVMVGDSAQAIYQWRGAKDVMTAFDGTSLALSKSFRFGPLLAREANRWLAIASAPIRLQGSEAIPTELGLVSCPDAVLCRTNVGAITEVVQLLATGRRVALVGGGESLRALALAARDLKEGRRTSHPELVLFTSWGDLQDYASYDPAGRDLQPLVDLVDKHGTDAILAAVNQLTHEGQAHVTVSTAHKAKGREWPNVRIAGDFPPPRDSDEQDDSGRPIPGPIDDGEARLAYVAVTRTRTRLDIGGLAWVEQHPDGSLPGH, from the coding sequence CTGAACCCCACCGACGAACAAACCGCCGCCGCCGACCACTTCCACGCCGGCGACCACCTCGCCCTCCAAGCCGGCGCAGGCACCGGCAAAACCACCACCCTCGCCCTGCTCGCCCATGGCACCAAACGCCGCGGCCGCTACATCGCCTACAACCGGGCCATCGCCCGCGACGCCGCCACCCGCTTCCCCAACACCGTCACCTGCAAGACTGCCCACGCCCTGGCTTTCGCCGCCATCGGACACCGTTACACCCGACGCCTCAACGCCCCACGTCGCCCAGCCTGGCAAACCGGACATGATCTGGGCATCACGAAGCCCGTCCGCATCGGCGAACGTGACCTCTCACCCAAAACCCTCTCCTACGCCACCCTGCGCACCGTCACCCGCTTCTGCCACTCCGCCGACCCTGCCATCACCTACCATCACGTCCCCCGCCTCAGAGGACTCGAAGAAGCACCGCTGCACCAACAACTCGCCCAACTGATCGCGCCCTTCGCCCGCAAAGCCTGGGCCGACCTCCAACACCCGGACGAGGGCAAGGTCCGCTTCGACCACGACCACTACCTCAAGATCTGGTCACTCACGAACCCGAAGATCGACGCCGACTTCCTGCTCCTGGACGAGGCCCAGGACACCAACCCCGTCGTCGAGCAGATGTTCAACAACCAGCGCAGCCACGCCCAACTGGTCATGGTCGGCGACTCCGCCCAGGCCATCTACCAGTGGCGCGGAGCCAAAGACGTCATGACCGCCTTCGACGGCACCTCCCTGGCCCTGTCGAAGTCCTTTCGCTTCGGGCCCCTCCTCGCACGCGAAGCCAACCGCTGGCTCGCCATCGCCAGCGCACCTATCCGCCTGCAAGGCAGCGAAGCGATCCCCACCGAACTCGGCTTGGTCTCCTGCCCGGACGCCGTCTTGTGCCGCACGAACGTCGGTGCCATCACCGAAGTCGTCCAACTCCTCGCTACGGGACGCCGCGTAGCCCTCGTCGGAGGAGGCGAGAGCCTGCGCGCCCTGGCCCTGGCTGCTCGCGACCTGAAGGAAGGCCGCCGAACCAGCCACCCCGAACTCGTGCTGTTCACCTCATGGGGCGACTTGCAGGACTACGCCTCGTACGACCCGGCAGGGCGCGACCTGCAGCCGTTAGTCGACCTCGTTGACAAGCACGGCACGGACGCCATCCTCGCCGCCGTCAACCAGCTCACCCATGAAGGCCAGGCGCACGTGACCGTCTCGACCGCGCACAAAGCCAAAGGTCGCGAATGGCCCAACGTGCGGATCGCCGGCGACTTCCCCCCACCACGCGACAGCGACGAGCAGGACGACTCCGGCCGCCCCATTCCCGGCCCGATCGATGACGGCGAAGCCCGTCTCGCCTACGTCGCTGTGACCCGAACCCGGACCCGACTCGACATCGGAGGCCTCGCTTGGGTCGAACAGCACCCCGACGGAAGCCTCCCGGGCCACTGA